TTCCCCAGTACCGCAATTTTGGCACCTACGAGACCATCGTTGCCTGTCACACCGTGGATGTCGACAACACTCCCCGTGGCGGAATACGCTGGTACGAACTGAGAAAAAACAACGGTGAGACCGACTGGAGCATACGCCAGCAGGGAACCTATGCGCCTTCTGATGGTAATTCACGCTGGATGGGAAGTATCATGCTGAACGGGAACAATCAGATTGCACTGGGCTTTTCCATTACAGGGAGCATTTATCCCGGTATACGCATAACAGGACAAACTGCCGATGAATACAATGCAGCCAGCGGAGCGATGAACATTACGGAAGAAAATATCCAGGATGGAGTAACCTACCAGAGTTCTTATAACCGTTGGGGAGATTATGCACTCATGCAGGTAGATCCTGACGATGACAATACTTTCTGGTTTACAACGCAATATACGGGCAGTTCGGGTTCAAGAAAAACCAAAATTACCTCCTTCGGTTTCGGAACACCACCGCAGCTTTCTTCGGTCGTACACAGTAATGTCGGCGCCACAAGCGTTACATTAAGCGGGGAAATCAATCCCAGTGGGTTGTCAACAACCTATTACTTCGAGTATACAAACACCAGCACGAGTGTCACTCTCACAACCACTTCACAATCTGCCGGATCCGGGTCATCCAATGTCCCTGTCTCTGAAAACCTTACCGGTCTGACCACGGGAGTAACCTATACTTACCGCCTCATTGCCACTAACAACGACGGCACGGCCAACAGTACACTGAATTCTTTCACAACCGGTATGCCCGATCTGAGTACTACCGCTGTTTCGGGAATTACTTCATCCAGCGCAACTTCTGGTGGAGCAATCGTCAGCGATGGCGGTTTTTCCGTAACCTCTCGCGGTGTTTGTTGGTCAACAACACAAAACCCGACCATTTCCGATAGCAAGACCAGCGACGGAAGCGGAACCGGAAGCTTCAGCAGCTCTATCACCGGTTTATCAGCCAATACAACCTATTATGTGCGTGCTTATGCAACCAACAGTACCGGAACTTCTTACGGAGATGAAGATTCATTTACAACGCTATGTGGGGATTTTTCTATGCCTTTCAGTGAGAATTTCAATGCTTCCACAAACCTCCCGGACTGCTGGATAATCATAGATAATCAAGGAGGGGGGCTTGTTTGGGAATTTGGAACACATTGGAGTGGTCTATCAGGGTCTACAGGCAATTATGCAAATGCTTACGGAGGTGGACTTAATTCTATGAACACCGATCTGATATCCCCCATGTTTGATTTTATGGATTTCGATAATGTCACTTTATCTTTTTCGCACTATTTCAGACAGTTAGTTAATTCAAGCGCTACATTATCTTACTCACTTGATAACGGGTCTACCTGGACACAAATACAACAATGGACTTCCACATTATCAAATCCAACGTCTTTTAGTCAACATATTTCGGCCGTTGACGGTGAGCAATCAGTAAGATTTAAATGGAATTATACCGCTTCAAGTGGCTATTATTGGGACATTGATAATATTTCCATCACAGCCGATTTCACCGGTGCCTCCTGGGCCGGAACCACCGGCACCGACTGGTTTACAACCGGCAACTGGTCGGGCAGTGAGTTGCCCACACCAGGGGATAATGTCCTGATACCTTATACCGGTGTAAGCAATTTCCCGGTGATATCCGGAAACCATGCGGAAATAGATGATCTTACGGTTTATTCCGGGGCCAGCGTTACCATAGCGCCAACCGGGCAGCTTACGGTGAATGGTACCCTGAAAAACTATACCGGGAACAGTGGAATCGTCATCGAATCCGATGCAACAGGAACAGGTTCACTTATTCACAGCACCGCTTCCATCTCCGGGACGGTGGAAAGATATGTCACCGGAGGCTGGGGCAGCACGGATGCCGGCTGGCACATGATAGGCGCTCCGGTTGCATCTCAGGCGATATCCGCCTTTACCACGGAAGGCTCCGGCAATGGCTACGACTTTTA
This is a stretch of genomic DNA from Bacteroidota bacterium. It encodes these proteins:
- a CDS encoding T9SS type A sorting domain-containing protein, which produces TFDRVQQISVASFDSYFGSNWNDIIQPGTSQRLDAVPQVIMNIPQYRNFGTYETIVACHTVDVDNTPRGGIRWYELRKNNGETDWSIRQQGTYAPSDGNSRWMGSIMLNGNNQIALGFSITGSIYPGIRITGQTADEYNAASGAMNITEENIQDGVTYQSSYNRWGDYALMQVDPDDDNTFWFTTQYTGSSGSRKTKITSFGFGTPPQLSSVVHSNVGATSVTLSGEINPSGLSTTYYFEYTNTSTSVTLTTTSQSAGSGSSNVPVSENLTGLTTGVTYTYRLIATNNDGTANSTLNSFTTGMPDLSTTAVSGITSSSATSGGAIVSDGGFSVTSRGVCWSTTQNPTISDSKTSDGSGTGSFSSSITGLSANTTYYVRAYATNSTGTSYGDEDSFTTLCGDFSMPFSENFNASTNLPDCWIIIDNQGGGLVWEFGTHWSGLSGSTGNYANAYGGGLNSMNTDLISPMFDFMDFDNVTLSFSHYFRQLVNSSATLSYSLDNGSTWTQIQQWTSTLSNPTSFSQHISAVDGEQSVRFKWNYTASSGYYWDIDNISITADFTGASWAGTTGTDWFTTGNWSGSELPTPGDNVLIPYTGVSNFPVISGNHAEIDDLTVYSGASVTIAPTGQLTVNGTLKNYTGNSGIVIESDATGTGSLIHSTASISGTVERYVTGGWGSTDAGWHMIGAPVASQAISAFTTEGSGNGYDFYGWDESTNYWMNYKDGAFSAWNGGSVFNPGQGYLISYEQTQDGKAFTGSMNVSGISLSGLTYDVSGWHLISNPFTSALKWNDGNWSLTNVAGIAKVWSESGKSYIDINANGTIPMAQGFMIQVNNAVNSLTIPSASRTHSTQEWYKSGNENPKIRLVAAESDLSSFQESIIQIDPQSTAGFDFLYDSRFLPGYAPQFYAVAGEEMLSTSTFPAISSISELPFGFVKNDASDFYIRLEENFDACKVVLTDLKTGSIQELSQEPRYNFSSEDGDVSTRFILRINPVGVDEMTSGRIHAWVYENRVYIQNPGGTTNLEVTDLTGRRIYKSGLSGEGLLVHDLNLTPGLYLINLRNGEENITIKAFMK